GCGACCGGGATCATCTCCAGCGTCGAGATCGGCGGTGTCCCCCCGTACGAAGTCGGCATCGAGATCGACGAGGCGACCCTCCGCGCCCACGGGCTGACGTTCGCCGATATCGCCGACGCGGTGCGGCGGGGAAGTCTGGACCTGCCGGCCGGCTCGGTCGAGACCGACGACGCCGAAGTCCTGATCCGCACGCTCAACCAGGCCAAGGACCGCGACGCCTTCGAGCGAATCGTCGTCCGCCAACTAGACGACGGCACCGTGCTCACCGTCGGCGACCTGGCCTTTGTCCGCGACGAGTTCGAGGACAGCGACTACGCCGTGCGCTACAAGGGCGACCCGGCGGTACTGCTGAGCGTCTACCGCGTCGGCGACGAAGGCGCACTCAACATCGCATCGACGGTGAAGAAGTACGTCGAGGAGAATGCCGACAACCTGCCGGCCGGCGTGTCTGCGTCGATCTACAACGATTTTTCGATCATCCTCACCGAACGCATCTCACTGATGCTCAAGAACGCCGGGCTGGGGCTCATCCTCGTGGTGATCTTCCTCGGGTTGTTCCTCGATCCGAAGCTCGCGTTCTGGTGTGCCGCGGGGCTGTTCATGTCGTTCGTCGCGGCGATCGCCGTTCTGCCGATCATGGACGTGTCGATCAACATGATCTCCCTGTTCGCGTTCATCCTCGTGCTGGGCATCGTGGTCGACGACGCGATCGTCGTCGGGGAGAACATTTACGAACACCTCGAACGTGGCGAGTCGGCAGCCCGGGCGGCGGTGCTCGGCGTGCGCGAGGTCGCGCTGCCGGTGACACTGACGATCATCTCGACGGTGATCGCGTTCAGCCCGCTACTTTTCGGCGAAGGCGACATCGGGCAGATCCTGCGCGTGATTCCCGTCGTCGTGATCGCCGTGCTGGTCATCTCGCTGGTCGAAGCGCTGCTGATCCTGCCGGCACACCTCTCGGACGCGACGCCGCCGCACCTTCGCAAGCAAACTTGGTTCGTGCGTTTCCGCGGCAAGCTCGCCGACGGACTCGCATGGTTCACGAACGTCCCGTACAAGGCCGCGCTCCACACGGCGACCCGATGGCGGTACGTCACCCTCGCGGTGGCGGCGTTCGTGTTCATGGTCACCATGGGCTATGTCGCCGGCGGGTGGTTGCCGTGGAAGTTCTTCCCCGAGGTCGACGCCGACTTCACCCGCGCCTCACTGGAGATGCCGCCCGGTACGACTGCGCAACGCACCGCCGAACTGCTCGACCGCGTAGAGGAAGCCGCCGAGAAGATTCCGACGATCGTCGGCTGGGAAGGCGAGGAGCCGCTGATCAAATCCATCCAGGTCACCGTCGGCGGCACGCCGATGGCCGCCGCGATGGACCAGGGCAACCTCGCGGCCGGCCTGCAAAACCCGGCGATCGGCGAGGTCATCGTTCAACTCATCGAACCCAGCAAGCGCGACATCTCCACGTCCGACATCACCCGCGCCTGGCGCGACGAGATCGGCACGCTGCCGGGCGCGCGGTCATTGAAGTTCGCCGACTCGCTCGTCTCGGCCGGTGACCCGATCAACGTCCAGCTCTCACCCGCCGACGGGTCCGACGAGGCGTTCGATCGGCTGCTCTCCGCAACCCAGCAACTCAAGCGGGAACTCAATCAGCTCGAAGGCGTTCGGTCCATCTCCGACAGCTTCCAGCAAGGTAAACCCCAGCTCGACATCACCGGCCTGACGCCGACCGGCAAATCGCTTGGCCTGACCATCTCCGATGTCGCGGCCCAGGTGCGCGGCGCTTTTTTCGGTGCCGAAGCGCAGCGGTTCCAGCGTGAGCGCGACGAGGTTCGCGTCTACGTCCGCTACCCCAAGGACCAACGCCGAAGCCTTGCCGATATCGAGGAACTTTACATCCGCCTGCCCGACGGGACGGCCGCGCCGCTCTCGACGGTTGCCGAATACGAACTCGGCGAAGGCTTCAGCCAGATCAGCCGCGTCGAACGTCAACGCATCGTCAATGTCACCGCCGACGTCGACACCACGCTCGCCAACGCCGCGGAACTCAACACGCTGCTCCGCGAGGAAGTTCTCCCGCAGGTCGTCGCCGACAACCCCGGTACCCGCTGGAGCATGAAGGGCGAACAGGAAGAACAACGCGAGTCGATGAACTCGCTGCTACTCTCGCTGGGCGTTGCAATGGTCGGGATCTACGGGCTGCTCGCGATCCTGTTCCGCAGCTACATCCAGCCGGTGATCGTCATGTCGGCGATCCCGTTCGGTCTGGTCGGCGCGATCTGGGGGCACATCCTCTTCGACTTCTTCCGGCCGATGCCGCTGAACTTCCTCTCGATGTTCGGCGTCGTCGCGCTCACCGGCGTCGTGGTCAACGACTCGCTCATCCTCATCGACCTGATCAACCGCAAACGAATCCAGGGCGCGGACGCGGTGACCGCCACACTCGAAGGCGGCCTGCGTCGCTGCCGGCCGATCCTGCTCACGACCTTCACCACGTTCTTCGG
Above is a genomic segment from Planctomycetota bacterium containing:
- a CDS encoding efflux RND transporter permease subunit, with protein sequence MLSWFARNHVAANLLFFVLILVGMMSVLSTKLEVFPEIDTGLITVEVPYPGATPQEVEEGVLLRVEEAVAEVEGIKETRGTAAESVGIVSLELETWADETQVRDDVKNAIDRIDTFPEDTEEPVVSDVTQRMEVLIVALHGEVPRKSLKELGERIKSEFIATGIISSVEIGGVPPYEVGIEIDEATLRAHGLTFADIADAVRRGSLDLPAGSVETDDAEVLIRTLNQAKDRDAFERIVVRQLDDGTVLTVGDLAFVRDEFEDSDYAVRYKGDPAVLLSVYRVGDEGALNIASTVKKYVEENADNLPAGVSASIYNDFSIILTERISLMLKNAGLGLILVVIFLGLFLDPKLAFWCAAGLFMSFVAAIAVLPIMDVSINMISLFAFILVLGIVVDDAIVVGENIYEHLERGESAARAAVLGVREVALPVTLTIISTVIAFSPLLFGEGDIGQILRVIPVVVIAVLVISLVEALLILPAHLSDATPPHLRKQTWFVRFRGKLADGLAWFTNVPYKAALHTATRWRYVTLAVAAFVFMVTMGYVAGGWLPWKFFPEVDADFTRASLEMPPGTTAQRTAELLDRVEEAAEKIPTIVGWEGEEPLIKSIQVTVGGTPMAAAMDQGNLAAGLQNPAIGEVIVQLIEPSKRDISTSDITRAWRDEIGTLPGARSLKFADSLVSAGDPINVQLSPADGSDEAFDRLLSATQQLKRELNQLEGVRSISDSFQQGKPQLDITGLTPTGKSLGLTISDVAAQVRGAFFGAEAQRFQRERDEVRVYVRYPKDQRRSLADIEELYIRLPDGTAAPLSTVAEYELGEGFSQISRVERQRIVNVTADVDTTLANAAELNTLLREEVLPQVVADNPGTRWSMKGEQEEQRESMNSLLLSLGVAMVGIYGLLAILFRSYIQPVIVMSAIPFGLVGAIWGHILFDFFRPMPLNFLSMFGVVALTGVVVNDSLILIDLINRKRIQGADAVTATLEGGLRRCRPILLTTFTTFFGLAPMILETSLQAQFLIPMALSLGFGVLVATFITLLLVPALYLTIEDIRELLRPLLGKMVLYTPPEMDEKETREFAPA